In Streptomyces sclerotialus, one genomic interval encodes:
- a CDS encoding ferritin-like fold-containing protein, giving the protein METPDNATADAPATPDEPTGIAARTWEQAAADPQYRAAVVDLLGALAYGELAAFERLAEDAKLASTTDDKAELAKMASAEFHHFERLRERLAQIDAEPNAAMEPFAAALDEFHRQTAPSDWLEGLVKAYVGDSIASDFYREVAARLDSDTKELVLGVLDDTGHASFAVEKVRAAIEADPRVGGRLALWARRLMGEALSQAQRVVAERDALSTMLVGGVADGFDLAEVGRMFSRITEAHTKRMAALGLAA; this is encoded by the coding sequence ATGGAGACGCCTGACAACGCCACCGCCGACGCCCCCGCCACGCCCGACGAACCCACCGGGATCGCCGCCCGGACCTGGGAGCAGGCCGCCGCCGACCCGCAGTACCGCGCCGCGGTCGTCGACCTGCTCGGCGCCCTCGCGTACGGCGAGCTGGCCGCCTTCGAGCGGCTGGCCGAGGACGCCAAGCTGGCGTCCACGACGGACGACAAGGCGGAGCTGGCGAAGATGGCGTCGGCGGAGTTCCACCACTTCGAGCGGCTGCGGGAGCGGCTCGCGCAGATCGACGCGGAGCCCAACGCGGCCATGGAGCCGTTCGCCGCGGCGCTGGACGAGTTCCACCGCCAGACCGCGCCGTCGGACTGGCTGGAGGGCCTGGTCAAGGCGTACGTGGGCGACTCCATCGCCAGCGACTTCTACCGTGAGGTGGCGGCCCGGCTGGACTCCGACACCAAGGAGCTGGTGCTCGGTGTGCTGGACGACACAGGGCACGCCTCCTTCGCCGTCGAGAAGGTCCGCGCGGCCATCGAGGCCGACCCGCGGGTCGGCGGCCGGCTCGCGCTGTGGGCGCGCCGCCTGATGGGCGAGGCGCTCTCGCAGGCGCAGCGGGTGGTCGCGGAGCGCGACGCGCTCTCCACGATGCTGGTCGGCGGGGTCGCCGACGGCTTCGACCTGGCGGAGGTCGGCCGGATGTTCTCGCGCATCACCGAGGCGCACACCAAGCGGATGGCGGCCCTGGGGCTGGCCGCCTGA